A single Streptomyces sannanensis DNA region contains:
- a CDS encoding SDR family oxidoreductase, which yields MLDRHDTSSSRRKATPRASHARRVVLITGASSGIGAATAERLAAEGRWELLLNGRDETRLARVAADTAGTAIPGDLTEEGGCARLAEEAVRHSGRVDVLITAAGIGWAGPFATMPPDSIDPVLDTNLRAVLRLVREVLPGMVTRRRGHVVLIGSLVARLGVRGEAVYSASKGALVPFADSLRYELAGSGVHVSMVLPGVVDTPFFTTRGVPYHRDWPRPVAPQRVADAVCGVLRHHRDEVYVPTWLNLPVRVSGTVPSLFRRLATRFG from the coding sequence ATGCTCGACAGGCACGACACCAGCTCCTCGCGCCGGAAGGCCACCCCCCGCGCATCCCATGCCCGGCGGGTGGTGCTGATCACCGGGGCATCCTCCGGAATCGGGGCCGCGACCGCGGAACGGCTGGCCGCCGAGGGCCGCTGGGAGCTGCTGCTGAACGGGCGCGACGAGACGCGTCTGGCCCGTGTCGCGGCGGACACGGCAGGCACCGCGATTCCTGGGGACCTGACGGAGGAAGGCGGTTGCGCGCGGCTGGCGGAGGAGGCGGTGAGACACTCGGGCCGGGTGGATGTGCTGATCACTGCGGCGGGCATCGGCTGGGCAGGCCCGTTTGCCACCATGCCCCCGGACAGCATCGACCCCGTGCTCGACACCAACCTCAGGGCGGTACTGCGGCTGGTGCGGGAGGTACTGCCCGGGATGGTGACCCGCCGCCGCGGCCATGTGGTGCTGATCGGCTCGCTCGTGGCACGCCTCGGGGTGCGGGGGGAAGCCGTGTACTCGGCGTCGAAGGGCGCCCTGGTGCCGTTCGCGGACAGTCTGCGCTACGAACTCGCGGGCAGCGGGGTGCACGTGTCGATGGTGCTGCCAGGAGTGGTGGACACGCCGTTCTTCACCACCCGAGGGGTGCCGTACCACCGCGACTGGCCCCGTCCGGTGGCGCCGCAGCGCGTGGCCGACGCGGTCTGCGGGGTTCTGCGGCACCACCGGGACGAGGTGTACGTGCCGACCTGGCTGAACCTGCCCGTACGCGTGTCGGGGACGGTCCCGAGCCTGTTCAGGAGACTGGCCACGCGGTTCGGCTGA
- a CDS encoding DMT family transporter produces the protein MLSVALAVLAAFLNAVASVLQRRAAAVEPATVTANGRLSWLVRLVRRPVWLAGAAAMAMAGASQAGALATGPLAVVQPIMTTELLFTLAVGSLVFRTRPGPGTWWAFAAMALGLAAFLVLTDPGEGLTTVPPDRWHRITVPTVATVAALLALSVRLRPAARAAVLGCATAIGFAVTAVLVKDTLGRLPEGVGAVWTSWQLYAVLIIGLASFLLLQVTLRAGTLVASQPALTLGDALLSVVFGAVLFDESIALGPRVVPEVAALALLVAGSVQLARSPLMAGPEKEQIW, from the coding sequence ATGCTCTCGGTTGCGCTGGCCGTGCTGGCCGCTTTCCTGAACGCGGTCGCCTCGGTGCTGCAGCGGCGTGCGGCAGCCGTGGAACCCGCCACCGTGACGGCGAATGGACGGCTGTCCTGGCTGGTGAGGCTGGTGCGGCGGCCGGTATGGCTGGCCGGAGCCGCGGCCATGGCCATGGCGGGGGCGTCGCAGGCGGGTGCCCTGGCCACAGGGCCCCTGGCGGTGGTGCAGCCGATCATGACGACGGAACTGCTGTTCACGCTGGCCGTGGGCAGCCTGGTGTTCCGGACCAGGCCCGGACCGGGCACCTGGTGGGCGTTCGCGGCGATGGCACTCGGGCTGGCGGCGTTCCTGGTGCTCACCGATCCGGGCGAGGGCCTGACGACCGTCCCGCCCGACCGCTGGCACCGGATCACCGTGCCGACGGTGGCAACGGTCGCCGCGCTGCTCGCGCTGTCCGTGCGGCTGCGCCCGGCAGCGCGCGCCGCGGTGCTCGGTTGCGCGACGGCCATCGGTTTCGCGGTCACGGCGGTCCTGGTCAAGGACACGCTGGGCCGGCTGCCGGAGGGGGTGGGTGCGGTATGGACGTCCTGGCAGCTGTACGCCGTTCTGATCATCGGCCTGGCGAGCTTTCTGCTGCTCCAGGTCACCCTGCGGGCAGGCACCCTGGTCGCTTCGCAGCCCGCCCTGACCCTCGGCGACGCGCTGCTGAGCGTCGTGTTCGGAGCGGTGCTCTTCGACGAGAGCATCGCCCTCGGCCCCCGTGTCGTGCCCGAAGTCGCGGCCTTGGCCCTGCTGGTCGCCGGCAGCGTACAGCTGGCCAGATCGCCGCTGATGGCAGGACCGGAGAAGGAGCAGATCTGGTGA